One genomic segment of Paenibacillus sp. FSL H8-0332 includes these proteins:
- the guaA gene encoding glutamine-hydrolyzing GMP synthase, translated as MNKPNEMIVVLDFGGQYNQLIARRIRDLGVYSELLPYNTPMEKIKALSPKGIVFSGGPSSVYAENAPHVDPAIYELGLPIFGICYGMQLMAQQQGGKVERSAKREYGKADVEFAPSSVLAAGLESKQTVWMSHGDHVVELPEGFKLDAGTESAPIAAMSNDARKFFAVQFHPEVRHSVKGNEMISNFLYEVCGCEGKWTMESFIEDAVKDIRDKVGDRKVLCALSGGVDSSVVAMLIHRAIGDQLTCMFIDHGLLRKGEAESVMETFVGKFDIHVVKIDARDRFLGKLAGVSDPEQKRKIIGNEFIYCFDEESAKLGDFAFLAQGTLYTDIVESGTATAQTIKSHHNVGGLPEDMKFSLIEPLNTLFKDEVRKLGEELGMPHAIVWRQPFPGPGLAIRVLGEVTEEKLTIVRDSDYILREEIAKAGLDREIWQYFTALPNMKSVGVMGDERTYSYTVGIRAVTSIDGMTADWARIPWDVLEKISVRIVNEVDNVNRIVYDITSKPPATIEWE; from the coding sequence ATGAACAAGCCAAATGAAATGATCGTTGTTCTGGATTTCGGGGGACAGTATAACCAGCTTATCGCGCGCAGAATTCGTGACCTGGGGGTATACAGCGAGCTTCTGCCGTACAATACACCGATGGAGAAGATTAAGGCCTTATCGCCAAAAGGGATTGTATTCTCAGGCGGGCCAAGCAGTGTCTATGCGGAGAATGCACCGCATGTAGACCCGGCAATTTACGAGCTCGGGCTGCCGATCTTCGGAATCTGCTATGGGATGCAATTGATGGCACAGCAGCAGGGAGGCAAGGTGGAACGTTCCGCCAAGCGCGAGTATGGCAAAGCAGATGTGGAGTTCGCACCCAGCTCCGTGCTTGCAGCGGGCCTTGAGAGCAAGCAGACCGTATGGATGAGTCACGGGGACCATGTAGTGGAGCTTCCGGAGGGCTTTAAGCTGGATGCCGGTACAGAGAGCGCGCCGATTGCAGCCATGAGCAATGATGCACGCAAATTCTTCGCCGTTCAGTTCCATCCTGAGGTACGCCACTCCGTGAAGGGGAATGAGATGATCTCGAACTTCCTGTACGAGGTCTGCGGCTGCGAGGGCAAATGGACGATGGAGTCGTTCATTGAGGATGCTGTTAAGGACATCCGTGATAAAGTCGGCGACCGGAAGGTGCTCTGCGCACTCAGCGGCGGCGTGGATTCCTCTGTTGTGGCAATGCTGATTCACCGTGCGATCGGCGACCAGCTCACTTGTATGTTCATTGACCACGGCCTTCTGCGTAAAGGTGAAGCGGAGAGCGTCATGGAGACTTTTGTCGGCAAATTCGATATCCATGTTGTCAAAATCGACGCCCGTGACCGCTTCCTCGGCAAGCTGGCCGGTGTGTCCGATCCCGAACAGAAACGTAAAATCATCGGCAACGAGTTCATCTACTGCTTCGACGAAGAATCGGCCAAGCTGGGTGACTTCGCGTTCCTGGCCCAAGGTACACTGTATACCGATATCGTAGAGAGCGGTACAGCAACGGCGCAGACGATCAAGTCGCACCACAATGTGGGCGGGCTGCCTGAAGATATGAAATTCAGTCTGATCGAGCCGCTGAACACCCTCTTCAAGGATGAAGTCCGTAAGCTGGGCGAAGAGCTGGGCATGCCGCATGCGATCGTGTGGCGTCAGCCTTTCCCGGGTCCGGGTCTGGCGATTCGTGTACTGGGTGAAGTGACCGAAGAGAAGCTGACCATCGTCCGCGATTCCGACTATATCCTGCGTGAAGAGATTGCCAAGGCGGGTCTCGACCGCGAGATCTGGCAGTATTTCACTGCACTTCCTAACATGAAGAGTGTGGGCGTAATGGGTGACGAGCGCACCTATTCCTACACCGTAGGCATTCGTGCGGTAACCTCCATCGACGGTATGACTGCCGACTGGGCGCGTATCCCATGGGATGTGCTGGAGAAAATCTCCGTCCGCATCGTCAACGAAGTGGATAACGTGAACCGCATCGTTTACGATATTACCTCCAAGCCACCTGCGACGATCGAGTGGGAATAA
- a CDS encoding Gfo/Idh/MocA family oxidoreductase has product MNHSKKIKVGIVGGSVNPESWAINSHIPVLMNNEQYDLMAVSTSNPASAKQAKEVLDIKYAYDHYQELIQNPEIDLVVVSVKAPLHYEILKEAIEHHKHVYSEWPLTNHIRQSQELTMLAQNAKVHNIIGLQARQSSVLKQAKSIINQGRLGKILSAHMQVTTQGKGNTATNRTEYQFNRESGATLLDINGGHSLDLMASLLGEFTPLAAVAQSSFGQIRNIETHQNIRQGAPSSWEVIGLINNSISSNVSIHGGALPGFTLLIRGEAGSLRLTQDASMGHPQFGNLVLEECLHPDLQLIKSSSSYSFQIIGRDTGAASLQSYFESIYHTLAGDIHNGLASLPDFEAGYNIQLLINKIKELSVR; this is encoded by the coding sequence ATGAACCATTCAAAAAAAATTAAAGTCGGCATTGTGGGCGGGTCCGTTAATCCTGAAAGCTGGGCGATCAATTCACATATTCCTGTGCTGATGAACAATGAGCAATATGATTTAATGGCAGTCAGCACTTCAAATCCGGCCTCAGCGAAGCAGGCTAAAGAAGTCCTTGATATCAAGTATGCCTATGATCATTATCAGGAGCTTATCCAGAACCCGGAGATTGATCTCGTAGTCGTGAGTGTCAAGGCTCCATTGCACTATGAAATACTTAAAGAAGCGATTGAGCATCACAAGCATGTATATTCAGAATGGCCGTTAACCAACCATATCCGTCAGTCTCAAGAACTCACGATGTTAGCGCAAAATGCCAAGGTTCATAATATCATTGGTCTACAGGCCAGACAGTCCAGCGTGCTGAAGCAGGCTAAAAGCATAATTAATCAGGGGAGATTAGGAAAAATTCTATCTGCGCATATGCAAGTCACCACACAGGGAAAAGGAAACACAGCAACAAACCGGACAGAATATCAGTTCAATCGGGAAAGCGGGGCAACGCTGCTGGACATTAACGGCGGCCATTCTTTAGACCTTATGGCCTCGCTATTAGGGGAATTCACCCCACTTGCGGCCGTTGCTCAAAGCAGCTTCGGGCAGATTCGCAATATCGAGACTCACCAGAATATTAGGCAAGGCGCACCCAGTAGCTGGGAAGTGATCGGGCTAATAAACAACAGCATCAGCAGCAACGTTTCAATACACGGGGGCGCTCTGCCTGGATTTACGCTATTGATTCGCGGAGAAGCCGGTTCCCTGCGGTTAACACAGGATGCCTCCATGGGTCATCCTCAATTTGGAAACTTAGTGCTGGAAGAATGCCTCCACCCAGATCTTCAGCTCATCAAGTCAAGCAGCAGCTATTCCTTTCAAATCATTGGCAGGGACACCGGGGCAGCCTCTCTGCAAAGCTATTTCGAGTCCATATACCATACTCTGGCGGGAGATATTCACAATGGCTTGGCTTCACTTCCTGATTTTGAAGCCGGATACAACATACAATTGTTGATTAACAAAATAAAAGAGCTGAGTGTCCGGTAG